Proteins from a single region of Azospira inquinata:
- the amrB gene encoding AmmeMemoRadiSam system protein B, with protein sequence MVSPTPSQVRPPAVAGLFYPADPETLRLQVRALLEAPEAPSAPALPGPLKALLVPHAGYVYSGEIAASAYRLLAPLKNRIQRVVLLGPTHRVPVRGLALPEAEAFATPLGTVPLDEPGMGALADLPQVSRRPDVHREEHALEVQLPFLQVQLGHFHLLPLAVGMASPEEVAQVLERLWGGPETLILISSDLSHYLTYGEAREQDQQTWQRIQALDPDLRPEDACGALALDGLILVARRHGLMPLPLDLRNSGDTAGDKHRVVGYGAMAFCVPPAPIPGDNHGPA encoded by the coding sequence ATGGTTTCCCCCACCCCGTCCCAGGTCCGCCCTCCCGCCGTCGCCGGGCTGTTTTATCCCGCTGATCCGGAGACCCTTCGCCTCCAGGTCCGGGCCCTGCTGGAAGCTCCCGAAGCGCCTTCCGCCCCGGCCCTGCCCGGCCCCCTCAAAGCCCTGCTGGTGCCCCACGCCGGTTACGTGTATTCCGGGGAAATTGCCGCCAGCGCCTACCGCCTCCTAGCCCCCTTGAAGAACCGTATTCAACGGGTAGTGCTCCTCGGCCCCACCCATCGGGTGCCGGTGCGAGGCCTAGCCCTGCCCGAGGCGGAGGCGTTTGCCACCCCCCTGGGCACCGTTCCCCTGGATGAACCGGGCATGGGCGCCCTGGCCGATCTGCCCCAGGTTTCCCGGCGCCCGGACGTGCATCGGGAAGAGCATGCCCTGGAAGTCCAGCTCCCCTTTCTCCAGGTGCAACTGGGCCATTTCCATCTCCTGCCCCTGGCCGTGGGCATGGCCTCCCCGGAAGAGGTAGCCCAGGTATTGGAGCGGCTCTGGGGCGGCCCGGAAACCCTGATTCTGATCAGCTCCGACCTCTCCCATTACCTTACCTACGGGGAAGCCCGGGAGCAGGACCAACAGACCTGGCAACGCATCCAGGCCCTGGACCCGGACCTGCGGCCGGAAGATGCCTGCGGCGCCCTGGCCCTGGATGGCCTGATCCTGGTCGCCCGCCGCCATGGTCTGATGCCCCTGCCCCTAGACCTACGTAATTCCGGGGATACGGCGGGGGACAAGCACCGGGTAGTGGGATACGGGGCCATGGCCTTCTGCGTCCCCCCCGCCCCGATTCCGGGAGATAACCATGGTCCCGCCTGA
- the amrA gene encoding AmmeMemoRadiSam system protein A, translated as MVPPDSAPGDARLGPTLLALARNAIARELGQPEQPEPRPPERPARLAQPGATFVTLTRRGQLRGCIGSLEAYRPLAEDVAVNARAAAFRDPRFDPVDATEYPDIALEVSLLSAPEPFPVRDEGDALARLRPGEDGLVFTFQGRRATFLPQVWESLPDPETFLTQLKRKAGLPGDFWDPEVRLERYRVQHWQESQS; from the coding sequence ATGGTCCCGCCTGACAGCGCCCCGGGGGATGCCCGGCTCGGCCCCACCCTGCTGGCCCTGGCCCGCAATGCCATTGCCCGGGAACTGGGCCAACCGGAACAGCCGGAACCCCGGCCACCGGAGCGGCCCGCCCGTCTGGCCCAGCCCGGCGCCACCTTTGTCACCCTGACCCGCCGGGGGCAACTCCGGGGCTGCATCGGCAGCCTGGAAGCCTATCGCCCCCTGGCGGAAGATGTGGCCGTCAACGCCCGGGCCGCCGCCTTCCGGGACCCCCGCTTTGATCCGGTGGACGCCACCGAATATCCGGACATCGCCCTGGAAGTGTCCCTCCTCTCCGCCCCCGAGCCTTTTCCTGTACGGGACGAAGGAGATGCGTTGGCCCGGCTGCGCCCCGGGGAAGACGGACTGGTCTTCACCTTCCAGGGACGGCGGGCCACCTTTCTGCCCCAGGTTTGGGAAAGTCTGCCGGACCCGGAAACCTTCCTCACCCAGTTAAAGCGCAAAGCCGGACTCCCCGGGGACTTCTGGGACCCGGAGGTCCGTCTGGAACGCTACCGGGTCCAGCATTGGCAGGAAAGCCAAAGTTAA
- the amrS gene encoding AmmeMemoRadiSam system radical SAM enzyme, whose translation MDRSDSPSPFPARWWHPLADGRLQCDLCPRDCRLQDGQKGACFVRQAQGGQMVLTTYGRSSGFCLDPVEKKPLNHFYPGTSILSFGTAGCNLACRFCQNWDISKARDMDRLQEQAAPEAIAQAALGHGARAVAFTYNDPVIFAEYALDTAAACHARGIQTVAVTAGYIHDQPRREFFAAMDAANVDLKGFTESFYRSLCAGHLQPVLDTLTYIHRETDCWLEITTLLIPGENDSPEELAAMSTWIARELGPDVPLHFTAFHPDWKMGDTPPTPLATLTRARAIARDAGLHYVYTGNVHDPEGGTTYCPHCHTGVIRRDWYDITDYRLDSQGRCPDCGTPLAGRFGPVPGTFGARRIPVRLETPD comes from the coding sequence ATGGATAGGTCCGACTCCCCATCCCCCTTCCCGGCCCGCTGGTGGCATCCCCTGGCAGACGGCCGCCTCCAATGCGACCTCTGCCCCCGGGACTGCCGCCTCCAGGATGGCCAGAAGGGCGCCTGTTTCGTGCGCCAGGCCCAGGGAGGGCAAATGGTGCTCACCACCTATGGCCGCTCCTCCGGCTTTTGCCTGGACCCGGTGGAGAAAAAACCCCTCAATCACTTCTACCCCGGCACATCCATCCTCTCCTTCGGTACCGCGGGCTGCAATCTGGCCTGCCGCTTCTGCCAGAACTGGGATATTTCCAAGGCCCGGGACATGGACCGGCTCCAGGAGCAGGCCGCCCCGGAAGCCATTGCCCAGGCGGCCCTAGGCCATGGGGCTCGAGCCGTGGCCTTTACCTACAACGATCCGGTGATTTTTGCGGAATACGCCCTGGATACGGCGGCGGCCTGCCACGCCCGGGGCATTCAAACCGTGGCGGTGACGGCGGGTTATATCCATGACCAGCCCCGGCGGGAATTTTTCGCCGCCATGGACGCCGCCAACGTGGACCTCAAGGGCTTTACCGAGTCCTTTTACCGCAGCCTCTGCGCCGGCCATTTACAGCCGGTGCTGGATACCCTGACCTACATCCACCGGGAAACGGACTGCTGGCTGGAAATCACTACCCTCCTCATCCCCGGGGAGAACGACAGCCCGGAAGAACTGGCGGCCATGAGCACCTGGATCGCCCGGGAACTGGGCCCGGACGTACCCCTCCATTTCACCGCCTTTCATCCGGACTGGAAAATGGGGGATACCCCGCCCACGCCCCTGGCCACCCTGACCCGGGCCCGGGCCATCGCCCGAGACGCCGGGCTCCACTACGTTTATACGGGCAATGTGCATGACCCGGAGGGGGGCACCACCTATTGCCCCCATTGCCACACCGGGGTGATACGCCGGGATTGGTATGACATCACCGACTACCGCCTGGATAGCCAGGGCCGCTGCCCGGATTGCGGCACGCCCCTGGCGGGGCGATTCGGCCCGGTTCCGGGGACTTTCGGCGCCCGGCGCATTCCGGTGCGCCTGGAAACGCCGGACTGA